The Paenibacillus sp. FSL W8-0426 region TAGTCTGTTTCTCTTGAACCATGCTGCGCTGCACGAATCGGGCCAGCCCGAAGTAAACGAGACAAAATACAAGTGCCAGCACACCATGAGCGTCTTCCCAGCCTTGCGCGCCGAAAAGCAGGTACAGCATCAGACAACTGATGCTCGTATTCAGGGCCAGCAAAGCAAAATCCCACCAGGTCAATTTCACCTTGTGTTTGAACGGGTAGGCCAGCGTGATGCCCAGATACAGGGCAAACGTCACGACGGAATAGCCCATGGCCATGATATGGCTTGGCGAGAGCCACAACAGAATCAGCATGCATGGCGTATTGAACAAAAAGCTGATGTAATGCACGACGGGCCACCGTTTACCGAACGATACCCATGCAATAATGCCGTTTAACAGCAGCAAATAAACCATCGCTGCATACACCGCGTTCCCGTGAAATCCGAAATAGCCCAAATACGAGAAAAACGGCAAATATCCGCCCACCAGGCCGAGCGAACAAATCGTTCTGGATTGGTACCTCAGCGATAGCAGCACTGCTGCGGCCGATACCAGCACGGATAGTCCAAGTGCTGGGTACAGCCCTATGATGCCCAACAGGAAATAGCTGTAGAAGATCGAACCAAACAGCACCGAAATACCTCCACCGAGCAAGCCCATGGCAAAGGTTTGCCGTTTGCGCCGGAACAACCACTCGCCGCCCCCAAGCATGAGCAGCCCAAGCAAAAAGAAGGCAGCCCCCTTCATGTGGTCGTTAAACCATGCGGCATACGAGTATCGGAATGCGGCCCCTACACCAAGGATGATGAGCAGGATGGCTACCTTGTTGATCCAGCTCAGCCCGATTCGCATCTCCATCCGATTTTGGCGAATCCGCCGCTGAATCGTTTCTTCGCTCAGTTCTTCCTCCGCCATATGCTCGTATCCCCGTACCATCTGCTGCCGTACCGCTTCCTCCCTTTCCAGCAACGTTTGCCTGCGCGCATCGATACGTCTCTTCACCTCTGCAGCGAGATAAGCGATTCGCTCCGTGAGTTCGCCCGCTTCTTCCTGCAGCTCCCGCTCCGCGTGATGATACAGCCCGTTTAATTGCGCCCTGGTTCGGTGTTCGTGAGCGTCCAGACGATCGCGGTGCACGGCCGTCCTGCCGTGAAAATACGTCTCCATCTTCTCACGGGATACCCGGATCAGATTGAGCTTCTCATCCAACATTTGCTCCGACAACGCCATCCGCAAGCGGGCGTTCTCTTCCTCCATGCTCCGCATTCTGGCTTCCAGTTGTTCTAACCTAAGCCTGTTGGCTTCATCCTTCTCCCTCAACTGTTCGTTTTGCAGAATCAAATCATCGGACTCATACTCCTGCAGCAGGGCGTTATACTCCCTTACCAGCTGCTTCTGTTGCTCATGGACGTGATGAAGCCGATCCTTAAATTCCTTCATGGACTTCCTCCATTGTTTGTCAAATAATGTTTTCCTTTATTTTACTATATCCATGTCAAAAAATGAGGTTTTAATGCTAACTTTCCATCCCATAGACATGGAGAGCCCACACCACTAATAGACGGATTATCATATAAAAAAGCATCAGCACTCCAGGTTTTTGAAATAACAAACGCCAGGAATATGCTGATGCTTACTTATTTAATCAATGTTGATTTATATAGAACTTATCTTTTCATTCAACAGCTTTAGTGAGCCGCTTTAGGGATAGGTTTTTTCAAGAATACCCCGTAGGATAGTGCACCCAAGAGCAGCAGACCTGCGCCTAGTAAAAATACATTATTAAAGCTGCCTGTCGTATCCAAAATGTATCCGGTTACAATCGGTGCAAGCGCAGCTCCCAGGAATCCGCCAAAGTTCTGGATCGCACCCAAGGAGGCTACTTGTTCACCAGGAGCAATGTCTGCGGCCAGCGTCCAAATCACGCCGGATGGCAGCTGCGAAGCAAAGTAACCCACGGATAACAATACGATGCTCACCACCGTACTATCGATGAACGGTATAGGTGCTACCGAAGCTGCGGCCAGAATGGCTCCGCCAACAATCGGAACCTTGCGTGAGGTGACAGCATTGACCCCTTTACGAATGAAAAAGTCCGAGATCAACCCGCCCAGCAGAACTCCGATAATTCCGGCTACGAACGGAATGGATGCAATCCAGCCGGTTTCTTTCAACGTAAAGCCCTGCTCCTTCTCCAGATAGCTCGGAAGCCATGTCAGGTATACCCAGATGGTAAACATAATACCAAAGTTTCCGACAATCATAAACCAGGTACTTTTATGTTTGAATAATGAACCCCAGTTTGCTTTGGGAGCTTCAACAGCGGCTTTGCCCTCTGTACCCGGGTTCTCGTCTGCAACAGCTTCCGGCCCTTTGATCATCTGCTTCTCGGCAAATGTCGGATCACGGTATACCTTGAGCCAGATCAGCATGATAATCAGACCAATGACGCCGACAAAAATGAACATACCTCTCCATGTCATGGTTAACATCAGAACAGTCAACAGCGGCGGTGCGATTGCGTTGGCGATCTGTGAACCGGTATTAATAATAGAAGTAGGCAGTCCCCGCTCACTTTTGGCAAACCAACGCTCGGTCACCTTCAGGCCGGAAGTGAAAAAAGGAGATTCGGATACACCAAGCAGCATCCGCATCGCGTATAACAGGGAATAGGTGTTGGTGAAAGCACTAAGTATGGTAGCAGTAGACCACAGTCCCGATGCCCATGCAAACATCTTTTTGGGGCCAAACTTGTCCACCAGCCAGCCGGCAGGCAAATTCGCCAATGCATAAGGCCATAGAAAGGCGGACAACAGCAAACCCATCTGAGTGGAAGACAGCCCGAATTCTGCTGCAATGGTTGTATTAGCAATGCTAAGGTTGGATCTGTCCAAATAATTTACAACTGCACCCAGCAGCAATAACAGAATAATTCCCCATCTCAAACCCACTTTCGGAGCTTGAGGTACCGAGGCAGGGGATGGCGATGTTTTTAACGTTGCCATTGAACTCACTCTCCTCAACTTATAAATATCAAATAACTTAAATTATATATAATGAATAAATATGGGAATAAAGGATTATAGCTAAGCCTTACTGCTCTCCAAAAATACGCAGCAGCCATTGAAGTATGCGTTTTCATAACAGTGTTAAAACTTTCGTTAATTCCAGCATTGCTTGCATTCCGTACCTATGCGTTCACAACGGTCAGCATGATTTCTGCCCTGATCGTTGTGAACCTCATTCGCACGGTAATGTATTTGCTTGAAGTTAATTAACGCGCGGCCGCTACTGCCTGCAGAAACTCTTCAGCCGCCTTCGTTACTCGCCCGTAATCACCGGAATCCTTGGCGGCTTTGGTGATATAACTACCCACACCAACACCAACACAACCGGCAGCGATCCATTCATGGACATTTTGCGGTGTTACTCCGCCAGTAGGGGCAATCGCGGCTTGAGGCAACGGCGCAGACATCGCTTTTACATATTGCGGCCCTACAGCTTCTGCCGGGAACAGCTTGACGATATCTGCACCTGCTTCAAGAGTCTCCACGATCTCCTTGGCCGTGAACGCACCACTGACCGTGACCGCCTGGTAACGATTAGCTATCTTGATCATGTCGGGATTAAGCTGAGGACTGACCAGCATCTCTGCCCCTGCCAATATGGCAGCTCGCGCCGTTTCACCATCCAAAATGGTACCTGCACCGATCAGAATACCTTTGGAACAATATTTTCGTGATAAAACCTTGATCACATCCAAAGCTCCCGGCACACTCATCGTAATTTCCAGTGCCCGAATGCCTCCTGCAATTGCCGCCTCTGCAACAGATAGCGCTTCTTCCTCATTGTCCGATCGAATGATCAGTACAATTCCGGTTTCGGCAATTGTGTTCATATTCTTCAGCTTTCGCCACATATCTGTGCCCTCCTCATTCCATATGTCTATTGGTAATACCATGTGTATATTGGGTTTTGGGTTCGCTTCGACCTACTCTTGTGTTCGCGGATATAACCGATCACCGCTGTAACCCAGTTGAGCTGAAAGCTTCCATGCCGCTTCTTTGACCAGCTTTACAATGTTTGCTTCACGTTCCGCGGTCATGGTGGAATACATGCTGGCCACACTGATTGCAGCTACAGGTTCGTCCCACTGATCATAGACAGCAGAGCCAATGCAATACATCTCAAGATGATCCTCCCGGTCATCGATAGAATAACCACGCTCGCGAATCTCCTGCATGTCCTGCAAAATATCGGGAATGGTTACTTTGGAGTAGGATGTACGCGAAGGGATCTCTCCTTCTCCCAAAATCTCCAAAACCTTGCTTGTCGGGAGGGCCGCAAGCAGCGCTTTGCCCAGACCCGTAGTATGCATATATCGGCGGGAGCCCAGCTTGGCTGTCGGCCGCATCACCGAATAACTCTCCGCTTTGTCCAGGTAGACAATCCGTCCCTTATCCTCAATGCCAAGAAAGGCCGTGCTGCCCGTCTGACGATTCAGCTCTTGAAGCAAAGGTCTGGCCATGTGAGGAACACCCA contains the following coding sequences:
- a CDS encoding IclR family transcriptional regulator, producing MDNIRMNKSAERVADLLVLFAKSGTPLTLNEICKQMNMPKSSGFELVQTLLHKGFIEMDDARLKTYRLGIAVFETGMAYLSNMGVPHMARPLLQELNRQTGSTAFLGIEDKGRIVYLDKAESYSVMRPTAKLGSRRYMHTTGLGKALLAALPTSKVLEILGEGEIPSRTSYSKVTIPDILQDMQEIRERGYSIDDREDHLEMYCIGSAVYDQWDEPVAAISVASMYSTMTAEREANIVKLVKEAAWKLSAQLGYSGDRLYPRTQE
- a CDS encoding DUF2339 domain-containing protein, with the translated sequence MKEFKDRLHHVHEQQKQLVREYNALLQEYESDDLILQNEQLREKDEANRLRLEQLEARMRSMEEENARLRMALSEQMLDEKLNLIRVSREKMETYFHGRTAVHRDRLDAHEHRTRAQLNGLYHHAERELQEEAGELTERIAYLAAEVKRRIDARRQTLLEREEAVRQQMVRGYEHMAEEELSEETIQRRIRQNRMEMRIGLSWINKVAILLIILGVGAAFRYSYAAWFNDHMKGAAFFLLGLLMLGGGEWLFRRKRQTFAMGLLGGGISVLFGSIFYSYFLLGIIGLYPALGLSVLVSAAAVLLSLRYQSRTICSLGLVGGYLPFFSYLGYFGFHGNAVYAAMVYLLLLNGIIAWVSFGKRWPVVHYISFLFNTPCMLILLWLSPSHIMAMGYSVVTFALYLGITLAYPFKHKVKLTWWDFALLALNTSISCLMLYLLFGAQGWEDAHGVLALVFCLVYFGLARFVQRSMVQEKQTTLLFYVTSLTFAILIIPFQFGSKWLSMGWLIEGVLLVTFGHLKRFRAVERAGWGVTLLCIFTFVYYDVLAQFIISDRSYFMLKYSCVTLGAIWITVYYALADRGAFSREKRRYGAFEAGALAAFKYASLVNLWFYVLYESNELYVRAVDASFVLYMFYKLILLAALTIALAYGLNKVKLLQDRWVRYYTNFLHIVGCFMALAVTLTMPALQPDTQHHTAAEIVGLIVLIIFNTGVFFAGRDLLISGIRGQFKSIEWYPVIAGVYLLGIITVFLTVQFQWGDVGLLFSLVYLLLAILYIAYGFRRRYVMIRRLGLGLTLLSTGKMVFYDVSLLTAGSKIIAYFSFGVLLLGISYLYQKVSSRMEEAQPNKAKPDGDASQGPSDRDGGIAP
- a CDS encoding bifunctional 2-keto-4-hydroxyglutarate aldolase/2-keto-3-deoxy-6-phosphogluconate aldolase, encoding MWRKLKNMNTIAETGIVLIIRSDNEEEALSVAEAAIAGGIRALEITMSVPGALDVIKVLSRKYCSKGILIGAGTILDGETARAAILAGAEMLVSPQLNPDMIKIANRYQAVTVSGAFTAKEIVETLEAGADIVKLFPAEAVGPQYVKAMSAPLPQAAIAPTGGVTPQNVHEWIAAGCVGVGVGSYITKAAKDSGDYGRVTKAAEEFLQAVAAAR
- a CDS encoding MFS transporter, producing the protein MATLKTSPSPASVPQAPKVGLRWGIILLLLLGAVVNYLDRSNLSIANTTIAAEFGLSSTQMGLLLSAFLWPYALANLPAGWLVDKFGPKKMFAWASGLWSTATILSAFTNTYSLLYAMRMLLGVSESPFFTSGLKVTERWFAKSERGLPTSIINTGSQIANAIAPPLLTVLMLTMTWRGMFIFVGVIGLIIMLIWLKVYRDPTFAEKQMIKGPEAVADENPGTEGKAAVEAPKANWGSLFKHKSTWFMIVGNFGIMFTIWVYLTWLPSYLEKEQGFTLKETGWIASIPFVAGIIGVLLGGLISDFFIRKGVNAVTSRKVPIVGGAILAAASVAPIPFIDSTVVSIVLLSVGYFASQLPSGVIWTLAADIAPGEQVASLGAIQNFGGFLGAALAPIVTGYILDTTGSFNNVFLLGAGLLLLGALSYGVFLKKPIPKAAH